The Anabaena sp. WA102 genome contains a region encoding:
- a CDS encoding S8 family peptidase — translation MKKLILLCLFVIGLAAAIFGFLNFQGLATKGEFETILLDFREDVAESVIEKDLQAIARQYHVTPQLDNKYSATDHVYVIKGDRQTLTDLRKSPFAKVTEFIEPNYIYKIVPQGKATWLGELLTPQKEEPNSSLISPNDQYYSKQWNLHKIGIEAAWTRSKGSGITVAVIDTGITKVRDLYETKFVKGYDFVNDTEAAKDDNGHGTHVAGTVAQATNNAYGVAGVAYEASLMPLKVLNADGSGTVADIAEAIKFAADNGADIINMSLGGGGASQLMEDAIKYAHNKGVTIIAAAGNEDTNGVSYPARYDHVIGVSAFGPDGERASYSNYGAGVDISAPGGSETGTILQETINEQGEGVFLGLQGTSMASPHVAGVAALIKALGIKEPDEILQVLQQSARVIQDDGLNYYGAGQLNANAAVKLASDGIISVPDFFRWLREQGYLNPGFWIDGGAIALVPKIFMVVGSYLLAWFLRTYFPFAWSWSLSSGLIFGSSGLFFLKGFYIFDLPQWPFRILGSSIPELGNTLQGTDALNPLFASVLIPFVLIALFLGHPSWKWFAIGATLGITAFLTVSAIYDPAVWGLGNSNLARIFLLVNALLCYGLARLALKKDGQIA, via the coding sequence ATGAAAAAACTTATATTATTGTGCTTGTTTGTGATTGGACTGGCTGCTGCTATATTTGGGTTTCTGAATTTTCAGGGACTAGCAACCAAAGGTGAGTTTGAGACAATTTTGCTGGATTTTCGGGAAGATGTGGCAGAAAGTGTGATTGAGAAGGACTTACAAGCGATCGCTAGGCAATATCATGTTACCCCCCAATTGGATAATAAATATTCAGCGACAGATCATGTATATGTTATCAAAGGCGATCGCCAAACACTCACAGATTTACGGAAATCGCCCTTTGCCAAAGTTACAGAATTTATCGAGCCAAATTACATTTATAAAATTGTCCCCCAAGGAAAAGCCACTTGGTTAGGAGAACTGTTAACGCCCCAAAAGGAAGAACCAAATTCTTCCTTAATTAGTCCCAATGACCAGTATTACAGCAAACAGTGGAACTTACACAAAATCGGTATAGAAGCGGCTTGGACACGGAGTAAAGGTAGTGGCATTACCGTTGCCGTCATTGATACGGGTATTACCAAAGTCCGCGACTTATATGAAACCAAATTTGTCAAAGGCTACGATTTTGTTAACGATACAGAAGCAGCCAAAGACGATAACGGACACGGAACTCACGTCGCCGGCACAGTCGCCCAAGCCACCAATAACGCCTATGGTGTCGCTGGAGTGGCTTATGAAGCCAGTCTGATGCCCTTAAAAGTCTTAAATGCCGACGGTTCAGGAACAGTAGCCGACATTGCCGAAGCCATCAAATTTGCGGCTGATAACGGCGCAGACATCATTAACATGAGCTTAGGTGGTGGTGGTGCCAGCCAACTCATGGAAGATGCCATTAAATACGCCCACAACAAAGGTGTAACCATTATCGCCGCCGCCGGCAATGAAGACACCAACGGCGTGAGCTATCCCGCCCGTTATGATCATGTTATCGGTGTTTCCGCCTTTGGACCCGACGGTGAAAGAGCATCCTATTCTAACTATGGTGCAGGTGTAGATATTTCTGCCCCTGGAGGGAGTGAAACCGGGACAATTCTCCAAGAAACTATCAATGAACAAGGTGAAGGCGTATTTCTCGGACTCCAAGGCACAAGTATGGCTTCTCCCCACGTTGCGGGGGTAGCGGCACTAATCAAAGCCTTGGGAATCAAAGAACCCGACGAAATTTTGCAAGTTCTCCAACAGTCAGCTAGAGTCATTCAAGACGACGGTTTGAACTATTATGGGGCTGGACAACTCAACGCCAACGCAGCGGTTAAATTAGCCAGCGACGGCATAATTAGTGTTCCCGACTTTTTCCGGTGGTTACGAGAACAAGGCTATCTAAATCCTGGCTTTTGGATAGATGGCGGAGCGATCGCTTTAGTCCCTAAAATATTCATGGTAGTAGGCTCTTACCTCCTGGCTTGGTTTTTACGAACCTACTTCCCCTTCGCCTGGAGTTGGTCTCTATCTAGCGGCTTAATTTTCGGCAGTTCTGGTTTATTCTTCCTCAAAGGATTTTATATCTTTGATCTTCCCCAATGGCCTTTCCGAATTTTAGGTAGTTCCATTCCCGAATTAGGCAACACCTTACAGGGAACAGACGCACTAAATCCACTTTTTGCCAGCGTCCTAATTCCCTTTGTGTTAATAGCCTTATTTTTAGGACATCCTAGTTGGAAATGGTTTGCTATTGGTGCAACTTTAGGAATAACAGCTTTCCTCACAGTTAGCGCTATTTATGATCCAGCCGTTTGGGGTTTAGGAAATAGTAACCTCGCCCGAATCTTCCTCCTCGTCAATGCTTTACTTTGCTACGGACTAGCCCGGTTAGCATTAAAAAAAGACGGACAAATTGCTTAA
- a CDS encoding phosphate ABC transporter substrate-binding protein codes for MSQRSGPPPIVFILLFSGLLGGGYWWFFMRNPAPNPTATQPESNSPAGETTTPTTPTSAAFPLPTTVASGTTVKIDGSTSMVTINQNLRKGFEKQFPGTKVEAVGNGTDKGIQDLLAGKVDIAAASRPLTAQEQGQKLKSVTITQDAIALIVGKANPFNRGLTSSQIADIFQGKINNWSAVGGLSATIRVINRPAISGTHQTFKELVLKGANFGTTPNITTLPQDATTPLVQALKTDGIGYATFAQVANQQTARVVAIEGLTPEAASYPYKRSLYYVYKDPASAGVQAFLGYATSPQGQQALTLGN; via the coding sequence ATGAGTCAGAGAAGCGGTCCACCTCCTATTGTGTTTATTTTGCTATTTTCAGGGCTTTTGGGTGGTGGTTACTGGTGGTTTTTTATGCGTAATCCTGCCCCAAATCCGACAGCTACGCAGCCAGAAAGTAATTCCCCTGCTGGTGAGACAACTACTCCCACTACTCCCACTTCTGCGGCTTTCCCGTTACCAACGACAGTAGCCAGTGGTACGACTGTAAAGATAGACGGTTCTACGAGTATGGTGACAATTAACCAAAATCTCAGGAAGGGGTTTGAGAAACAGTTTCCTGGTACGAAGGTAGAGGCTGTGGGGAATGGGACTGATAAGGGAATTCAGGATCTATTGGCTGGTAAAGTGGATATTGCGGCGGCTTCTAGACCTTTGACAGCACAGGAGCAAGGTCAGAAATTGAAGTCTGTCACCATAACACAAGATGCGATCGCTCTGATAGTCGGTAAGGCAAATCCCTTTAATAGAGGATTAACCAGTAGTCAAATTGCAGATATATTTCAGGGAAAAATTAATAATTGGTCAGCAGTGGGTGGTCTATCTGCGACTATCCGCGTCATTAATCGTCCAGCCATTAGTGGCACACATCAAACTTTTAAAGAATTAGTCTTAAAAGGAGCTAATTTCGGGACTACACCCAACATTACGACCTTACCCCAAGATGCGACCACTCCCTTAGTTCAAGCTTTGAAAACAGATGGTATCGGCTATGCGACTTTTGCTCAAGTTGCTAATCAGCAAACCGCGCGAGTCGTGGCTATTGAAGGCTTGACTCCAGAGGCGGCTAGTTATCCCTATAAGCGATCGCTGTATTATGTCTATAAAGACCCTGCTAGTGCTGGAGTGCAAGCATTTTTAGGTTATGCTACTTCACCTCAAGGACAACAGGCTTTAACATTAGGCAACTAA
- a CDS encoding DUF2288 domain-containing protein produces MSELREKLQQNLDEAEWEWLIPHVQKDAVILVAENLDLLDVGEAIASDNILSVQHWIDEQLLAKPTIDQVGEWNLNREKRFNALIVEPYVIIKEIATV; encoded by the coding sequence ATGTCGGAGTTACGGGAAAAATTACAGCAAAATCTTGATGAAGCCGAATGGGAGTGGTTAATTCCCCATGTCCAAAAAGATGCGGTGATTTTGGTAGCGGAGAATTTGGATTTATTAGATGTGGGAGAAGCGATCGCTAGTGATAATATTCTTTCAGTGCAACATTGGATAGATGAACAATTATTAGCCAAACCGACAATAGATCAGGTGGGAGAATGGAATCTCAACCGTGAGAAGCGATTTAATGCTCTGATTGTTGAACCTTATGTCATCATCAAAGAAATAGCCACTGTCTAA
- a CDS encoding DUF2358 domain-containing protein: MNIIETLKADYARFPENQTYSIYADNVYFQDAVFKFRGIELYKWMIKFIQTFFFNLKLDLHNIQSQEEIIKTEWTMSWNSPLPWKPYISVSGWSELRLNAEGLIVSHIDYWHCSRLDVIKQHFISGKKPS, encoded by the coding sequence ATGAATATTATTGAAACCCTCAAAGCCGATTATGCTAGATTTCCTGAAAATCAAACTTACAGCATTTATGCCGACAATGTTTATTTTCAAGATGCTGTTTTCAAGTTTCGGGGAATTGAACTTTATAAATGGATGATTAAATTCATTCAAACTTTTTTCTTCAATCTGAAACTAGATTTACATAACATCCAATCTCAGGAAGAAATTATTAAAACTGAATGGACTATGAGTTGGAATTCACCATTACCCTGGAAACCCTATATTTCCGTTTCTGGCTGGAGTGAATTACGTCTGAATGCCGAGGGTTTAATTGTTTCCCATATTGATTATTGGCACTGTTCTCGCTTAGATGTAATTAAGCAACATTTCATTTCTGGGAAAAAACCATCATAA
- a CDS encoding aminopeptidase P family protein, with translation MYTNLPEILRHRRQKLAEIIDLPAVLWSGSSSPRNFPANTFPHRANSHFLYFAGIPLQNAAIRLESGNLQLFIDDPHPSSALWHGETPNREEIAAKIGADEAKTMAELANYLEDVATLPVQDATTWTQQTQLLDRFILPKTQLEGIDLELAKAIVSLRLTHDAAALIELRKAAVVSVTAHKAGMAATSSAKQESEVRAAMEAVIMAENMTTAYTSIVTVHGEVLHNNHYYHSLQPGDLLLADVGAETQTGWAADITRTWPVSGKFSSTQKDIYDIVLAAHDACIQNIVPGVEYAEIHLLAATIIAEGLVDLGILQGKPEDLVKMDLHALFFPHGIGHLLGLDVHDMEDLGDIAGYDQGRSRSSRFGLSYLRLNRPLRPGMLVTIEPGFYQVSAILNDPKTRSQYQYLVNWERLEQFADVRGIRIEDDVLVTESGSEVLTAALPTETSAIEDLLNANFA, from the coding sequence ATGTACACAAACCTCCCAGAAATTCTCCGTCACCGTCGCCAAAAACTCGCAGAAATCATAGACTTACCCGCCGTTCTCTGGTCAGGTAGTAGCAGTCCCCGCAACTTCCCCGCCAATACCTTCCCCCACCGCGCCAATAGCCATTTCCTTTATTTCGCCGGAATTCCTCTCCAAAATGCCGCCATTCGCCTAGAAAGTGGCAACCTACAACTATTTATAGATGACCCCCACCCCAGTAGCGCCCTCTGGCATGGAGAAACCCCAAATCGTGAAGAAATTGCCGCCAAAATAGGCGCAGATGAAGCCAAAACAATGGCAGAATTAGCAAATTACTTAGAAGACGTGGCGACCTTGCCAGTACAAGATGCAACTACTTGGACACAGCAAACCCAACTTTTAGATAGATTCATTTTACCAAAAACTCAACTGGAAGGCATTGATTTAGAACTAGCGAAAGCCATTGTTTCTCTGCGGCTTACCCATGATGCAGCAGCATTGATAGAATTACGTAAAGCAGCGGTCGTGAGTGTAACAGCACACAAGGCAGGAATGGCAGCAACATCTTCAGCTAAACAAGAATCAGAAGTCCGCGCCGCAATGGAAGCAGTAATTATGGCTGAGAACATGACCACTGCTTACACCAGCATCGTTACAGTTCATGGTGAAGTTTTACACAATAATCATTATTACCACTCTCTCCAGCCAGGAGATTTACTTTTAGCCGACGTGGGTGCGGAAACCCAGACAGGTTGGGCGGCTGATATTACCCGCACCTGGCCTGTTTCTGGTAAGTTTTCATCAACCCAAAAAGACATTTATGATATTGTTTTAGCTGCCCATGATGCTTGTATTCAAAACATAGTCCCTGGTGTAGAATATGCAGAAATTCATCTGTTAGCAGCCACTATAATTGCTGAAGGTTTAGTAGATTTAGGAATTTTGCAAGGTAAACCAGAAGATTTGGTAAAAATGGATCTTCATGCTTTATTTTTTCCTCACGGAATTGGACATCTTTTAGGTTTAGATGTTCATGATATGGAAGATTTGGGAGACATTGCCGGTTATGATCAGGGCAGAAGCAGAAGTAGCCGTTTTGGTTTAAGTTATTTACGATTAAATCGTCCCTTACGTCCAGGAATGTTAGTAACAATTGAACCAGGATTTTATCAAGTTTCGGCAATTTTAAATGATCCAAAAACTCGTTCTCAATATCAATATTTAGTCAATTGGGAACGTTTAGAACAGTTTGCAGATGTGCGAGGCATTCGCATTGAAGATGATGTCTTAGTTACAGAATCAGGGAGTGAAGTTTTAACCGCTGCATTACCAACTGAAACTAGTGCGATCGAAGATTTATTAAATGCCAATTTTGCGTAG
- a CDS encoding TRC40/GET3/ArsA family transport-energizing ATPase encodes MRVILMTGKGGVGKTSVAAATGLRCAELGYRTLVLSTDPAHSLADSFDVELGHDARLVRPNLWGAELDALQELEGNWGAVKRYITQVLQARGLDGIQAQELAILPGMDEIFGLVRMKRHYDDGEYDVLIIDSAPTGTALRLLSLPEVGGWYMRRFYKPFQNISVALRPLVEPFFKPIAGFSLPDKEVMDAPYEFYEQIEALEKVLTDNTQTSVRLVTNPEKMVIKESLRAHAYLSLYNVATDLVIANRIIPQEVTDPFFQRWKENQEQYRQEIHDNFLPLPVKEVPLYSEELCGLAALERLKETLYKDEDPTQVYYKETTLRVVQENNQYSLELYLPNIPKSQVQLSKTGDELNITIGNHRRNLVLPQALAALQPAGAKMEDDYLKIRFAE; translated from the coding sequence ATGCGAGTAATTTTAATGACAGGGAAAGGTGGCGTGGGTAAAACCTCCGTTGCCGCAGCCACTGGACTCCGTTGTGCGGAACTCGGCTATCGGACATTAGTTTTAAGTACAGACCCCGCCCATTCCCTTGCAGATAGCTTTGACGTAGAATTAGGACATGATGCCCGTCTCGTTCGTCCTAACTTGTGGGGGGCAGAATTAGATGCCCTGCAAGAATTAGAAGGTAATTGGGGGGCTGTGAAACGCTACATTACCCAAGTTTTACAAGCCAGAGGTTTGGACGGCATACAAGCGCAAGAGTTAGCAATCTTACCGGGTATGGACGAAATTTTCGGACTGGTGAGAATGAAACGTCATTATGATGACGGAGAATATGATGTTTTAATTATTGACTCTGCCCCTACTGGTACAGCATTACGGCTGTTAAGCTTGCCTGAAGTGGGCGGTTGGTATATGCGTCGTTTCTACAAACCGTTTCAAAATATTTCCGTTGCCCTCAGACCACTGGTAGAACCTTTTTTCAAACCTATTGCTGGTTTTTCTTTACCAGATAAGGAGGTAATGGACGCACCTTATGAATTTTATGAGCAAATCGAAGCTTTGGAAAAGGTTTTGACTGACAATACTCAAACTTCTGTGCGTCTAGTAACCAATCCTGAAAAGATGGTAATTAAAGAATCTCTTCGCGCTCATGCCTATTTGAGTTTGTATAATGTAGCGACAGATTTAGTGATTGCTAACCGGATTATTCCTCAAGAGGTTACAGATCCATTTTTCCAAAGGTGGAAGGAAAATCAAGAACAATACCGCCAAGAAATTCATGACAATTTCTTACCTTTGCCAGTGAAAGAAGTTCCTCTCTACTCTGAAGAATTGTGTGGTTTGGCAGCTTTGGAAAGATTGAAGGAAACTCTCTACAAAGATGAAGATCCAACTCAAGTTTATTATAAAGAAACTACTCTCAGAGTTGTCCAAGAGAATAACCAATACAGCTTAGAACTCTATTTACCGAATATTCCCAAAAGCCAAGTGCAATTAAGTAAAACTGGAGATGAGTTAAATATTACTATTGGCAATCATCGCCGTAATTTAGTATTACCTCAAGCTTTAGCTGCACTGCAACCAGCAGGAGCAAAAATGGAAGATGATTATCTGAAAATTCGCTTCGCTGAATAG
- the mnmE gene encoding tRNA uridine-5-carboxymethylaminomethyl(34) synthesis GTPase MnmE, translated as MSELLANTGTIAAIATAVVPQQGSVGIVRVSGDLAMAIAHSLFYAPGRQVWSSHQILYGYIRQPQTKQIIDEALLLIMKAPRSFTREDVVEFHCHGGIMAVQQVLQLCLENGARLAQPGEFTLRAFLNGRLDLTQAESIADLVGAKSPQAAQTALAGLQGKLAQPIRKLRANCLDILAEIEARIDFEEDLPPLDQQRIIADIEQVTAEISKLLATKDKGELLRTGLKVAIVGRPNVGKSSLLNAWSQSDRAIVTDLPGTTRDVIESQLVVGGIPVQVLDTAGIRETADQVEKIGVERSHRAANDADLVLFTIDAAAGWTPADQEIYEQVKHRPVILVINKIDLISTAEQETLQSKIQNPKSKIVTAAAINQGIDNLETAILETVQQGKVQAADLDLAINQRQAAALTKAKIDLAQVQMTITDKLPLDFWTIDLRGAIQALGEITGEEVTESVLDRIFSRFCIGK; from the coding sequence ATGTCGGAATTATTAGCTAACACTGGAACTATTGCGGCGATCGCTACTGCTGTTGTCCCTCAACAGGGTAGTGTGGGTATTGTCCGGGTTTCCGGTGATCTGGCAATGGCGATCGCTCACAGTCTATTTTACGCCCCAGGGCGACAAGTTTGGTCAAGTCATCAGATTCTTTATGGTTATATTCGTCAACCCCAAACTAAGCAAATTATTGATGAGGCTTTATTATTAATAATGAAAGCCCCCCGTTCTTTTACCCGTGAAGATGTGGTAGAATTCCATTGTCATGGGGGAATTATGGCGGTACAACAAGTATTACAACTATGTTTGGAAAATGGCGCAAGATTAGCTCAACCGGGAGAATTTACATTAAGAGCGTTTTTAAATGGTAGATTAGACTTAACCCAAGCGGAAAGTATCGCCGATTTGGTGGGAGCAAAATCACCTCAAGCTGCTCAAACGGCTCTAGCTGGATTACAAGGTAAATTAGCCCAACCTATCCGCAAATTACGGGCTAATTGTTTAGATATTTTGGCAGAAATCGAAGCCAGAATTGATTTTGAGGAGGATTTACCACCTTTAGATCAGCAGAGAATTATTGCAGATATTGAGCAAGTGACAGCGGAAATTAGCAAATTATTAGCCACAAAAGACAAAGGTGAATTACTGCGAACTGGTTTAAAAGTGGCGATAGTTGGGCGACCAAACGTGGGAAAATCGAGTTTATTAAATGCTTGGAGTCAGAGCGATCGCGCTATTGTCACCGACTTACCAGGAACAACCCGCGATGTGATAGAATCACAGTTAGTTGTGGGCGGCATTCCTGTCCAAGTGCTAGATACAGCCGGGATTCGGGAAACAGCAGATCAAGTTGAAAAAATCGGTGTAGAGCGATCGCATCGTGCCGCTAATGACGCTGATTTGGTATTATTTACCATAGATGCAGCCGCAGGTTGGACACCCGCAGATCAAGAAATTTATGAACAAGTAAAACACCGCCCGGTAATTTTAGTCATTAATAAAATTGATTTGATTTCAACAGCAGAACAAGAAACTTTACAATCTAAAATCCAAAATCCAAAATCCAAAATCGTCACAGCCGCAGCCATAAATCAAGGAATTGATAATTTAGAAACAGCGATTTTAGAAACAGTTCAACAAGGAAAAGTTCAAGCCGCTGATCTAGATTTAGCAATTAATCAACGACAAGCAGCAGCTTTAACAAAAGCGAAGATTGACTTAGCACAAGTGCAAATGACAATCACCGATAAATTACCCTTAGATTTTTGGACAATTGACTTAAGAGGAGCAATTCAAGCATTAGGAGAAATCACCGGAGAAGAAGTTACAGAATCAGTTTTAGATCGGATTTTCAGCCGTTTCTGTATTGGTAAATAG
- a CDS encoding PspA/IM30 family protein translates to MKKAVYWIMGERAGRTIVGTWNWLWGMPVESGGKVAVAVAEESLQSMQEAVQKLAVAVAAQEGAYKTAKNKYEAKIKEFNTLEQQAMVAQKGGNEEGARMAMSKAIQTEQILPKLAEMVKQAETAVKASKDKLNRERMKLESYKADMQNMKDMSEVNEALAMIAKVNNEFDIGSAKSDFEKAKGAVERRNLQTEALAELSENPAEKMQAEIESMTLDDEVARRLQRLQDSQSKQLPE, encoded by the coding sequence ATGAAAAAAGCTGTCTACTGGATAATGGGTGAAAGGGCAGGAAGAACCATAGTTGGAACTTGGAACTGGTTATGGGGAATGCCTGTAGAGTCTGGTGGTAAGGTGGCTGTGGCAGTTGCTGAAGAGTCTCTTCAGTCAATGCAGGAAGCTGTTCAGAAATTGGCGGTTGCGGTTGCGGCTCAGGAAGGGGCTTATAAAACTGCCAAGAATAAATATGAGGCAAAAATTAAAGAATTTAATACCTTAGAGCAGCAAGCTATGGTTGCTCAAAAAGGTGGTAATGAAGAAGGTGCGCGAATGGCTATGAGTAAGGCGATTCAAACGGAGCAAATCTTGCCTAAACTAGCGGAAATGGTGAAACAGGCGGAAACGGCGGTCAAGGCTTCTAAGGATAAGCTGAACCGTGAGCGCATGAAGTTAGAAAGCTACAAAGCGGATATGCAAAATATGAAGGATATGTCAGAGGTGAATGAAGCTCTGGCGATGATTGCTAAGGTCAATAATGAGTTTGATATTGGCTCTGCTAAGAGTGATTTTGAAAAGGCTAAGGGGGCTGTGGAACGTCGAAATTTACAGACGGAAGCTTTGGCGGAATTATCGGAAAATCCTGCCGAAAAAATGCAAGCTGAGATTGAAAGTATGACATTAGATGACGAAGTTGCTCGTCGTTTGCAAAGATTACAAGATTCCCAATCTAAACAATTACCAGAATAA
- a CDS encoding lysophospholipid acyltransferase family protein, translating to MTRTREPLISLALYHAFKWSVVSPVLHAYFRGKIYGAENVPQSGAVIVVSNHASYFDPPIVSSCVRRPVAYMAKEELFKVPVLAQAIKLYGAYPVSRGSADRNAIRSALEYLANGWAVGVFLEGTRTNDGRIHDPKRGAALLAAKAKAPFLPVSLWGSEQILQPGSSLPRSVPLTIRIGQLIDAPSSTNKEELERVTQMCAKAINEMHDLGR from the coding sequence GTGACTAGAACTCGTGAACCCTTAATTAGTTTGGCACTGTATCACGCCTTTAAGTGGTCGGTGGTTAGTCCCGTATTACACGCATACTTTCGGGGCAAGATTTATGGCGCAGAAAATGTCCCCCAATCTGGTGCTGTCATAGTCGTTAGTAATCATGCTAGTTATTTTGACCCTCCCATAGTTTCTAGTTGTGTCCGTCGTCCCGTCGCGTACATGGCTAAGGAAGAATTATTTAAAGTTCCTGTTTTAGCACAAGCAATTAAATTATACGGCGCGTATCCTGTCAGTCGTGGCAGTGCTGACCGCAATGCAATTCGTTCTGCTTTAGAGTATTTAGCAAATGGTTGGGCTGTGGGTGTGTTTTTAGAAGGTACACGCACGAATGATGGTCGCATTCATGACCCGAAAAGAGGTGCAGCCCTCCTCGCAGCTAAGGCCAAAGCTCCTTTTTTACCGGTAAGTTTATGGGGAAGTGAGCAGATTTTACAACCGGGTTCTTCTCTACCCCGTTCTGTACCTTTGACTATTAGAATTGGTCAGTTAATTGATGCTCCCAGTTCTACTAATAAGGAAGAGTTGGAAAGAGTTACTCAAATGTGTGCGAAGGCAATTAATGAAATGCACGATTTGGGCAGGTAA
- a CDS encoding TldD/PmbA family protein, whose protein sequence is MLIELKKAIAHLNIPADWVGIRAVKTTSTDHSVRDGLPQSNGKSLNMGAMIEVIVNGCLGYAATNSLHISSLQKAAEIAYKQAIAASKWWIYPISENTRPQVIGEYNSPCLEPFNAITPGEINDLLIQICQQLKISDKIVQTTATVGTDQKETWFVSSNGSEVYQNILSLSHHFGAIAQDGAIVQQRSNNGAHANSYQGGWELFKHDNLWHQVQKVGEQTLELLTAEECPNTQTNLVLAPDQMMLQIHESIGHPLEIDRILGDERNYAGGSFVTKDDFGKLEYGSPLMNITFDPTVSGEFASYGFDDTGAVASKEYVIKKGILQRGLGSLESQARADLPGVACARACSWNRPPIDRMANLNLEPGNATFEEIISGIEQGIYMESNRSWSIDDQRYKFQFGCEYAKLIENGKLTKTLRNPNYRATTPEFWHSLIQVGNNTNWQIYGTPFCGKGEPNQAISVGHGSPVCAFANVEVFGGG, encoded by the coding sequence ATGTTGATTGAACTAAAAAAAGCAATTGCTCATTTAAATATCCCCGCAGATTGGGTAGGAATCAGAGCCGTAAAAACAACTTCTACAGATCATTCTGTCCGTGATGGTTTACCCCAAAGCAACGGTAAATCATTGAATATGGGAGCAATGATCGAAGTCATCGTTAATGGTTGTTTAGGTTATGCCGCTACCAACTCCTTACATATCTCCAGTTTACAAAAAGCTGCGGAAATCGCCTATAAACAAGCAATTGCAGCTAGTAAATGGTGGATATATCCAATTAGTGAAAATACCCGTCCTCAAGTCATTGGTGAATATAACTCACCATGTTTAGAACCATTTAACGCTATTACTCCCGGAGAAATCAACGATTTACTCATTCAGATTTGTCAGCAACTCAAAATTAGCGATAAAATCGTGCAAACCACAGCTACAGTCGGCACAGATCAAAAAGAAACTTGGTTTGTCAGTAGCAACGGTTCAGAAGTATATCAAAATATTTTATCTCTTAGTCATCATTTTGGGGCGATCGCTCAAGACGGTGCAATTGTCCAACAACGTAGCAACAACGGCGCTCACGCCAACTCTTATCAAGGAGGTTGGGAACTGTTTAAACACGATAACTTATGGCATCAAGTTCAAAAAGTTGGTGAACAAACATTAGAATTATTAACAGCAGAAGAATGTCCAAATACCCAAACTAATTTAGTTTTAGCACCAGATCAAATGATGCTACAAATTCATGAAAGTATCGGACATCCTTTAGAAATTGACCGCATTTTAGGAGACGAACGCAACTATGCCGGCGGTAGCTTTGTTACCAAAGATGATTTTGGTAAATTAGAATATGGTTCACCCCTTATGAATATCACCTTTGATCCTACAGTATCAGGTGAATTTGCCAGTTATGGTTTTGATGATACTGGTGCAGTAGCCAGCAAAGAATATGTAATTAAAAAAGGCATTTTACAACGTGGTTTAGGCAGTTTAGAAAGTCAAGCAAGAGCAGATTTACCCGGTGTTGCTTGTGCGCGAGCTTGTTCTTGGAATCGTCCCCCAATAGACAGAATGGCTAACTTAAATCTAGAACCAGGAAACGCCACCTTTGAAGAAATCATCTCAGGAATAGAACAGGGAATTTACATGGAATCTAACCGTTCTTGGTCAATAGATGATCAACGTTATAAATTTCAATTTGGTTGTGAATATGCCAAATTAATTGAAAACGGCAAACTTACCAAAACCCTGCGTAATCCTAACTATCGTGCCACCACACCAGAGTTTTGGCATAGTTTAATTCAAGTTGGAAATAACACTAATTGGCAAATTTACGGCACACCTTTCTGCGGTAAAGGAGAACCAAATCAAGCCATTTCTGTAGGACATGGTTCACCCGTTTGTGCATTTGCAAACGTCGAAGTTTTTGGTGGTGGTTAA